One window of Xanthomonas sp. 10-10 genomic DNA carries:
- a CDS encoding ThuA domain-containing protein encodes MKPVWLLGLLLICAFNASAEQFKILVAAIPNQYHHDYIPVAKPQFEAMARKHYVEMVWAWNAKAFDGDLSQYAAIVLLNTPATDLDPAQRANFQKYVRNGGGVVLVHKAFAIRRGEWEWYDHLIGRSFRTHPYMQTAMVDVVEANFPATAGLPKRWVWSDEWYEYDPPYSDDLVTLLTVDETSYDPTLIWPGQVAKGMGKHHPVAWYHHFEGGRVFATALGHLAEAYNDPRYLEHLYGGIYWAATGKGIAAPESATKAKRAR; translated from the coding sequence ATGAAACCTGTGTGGCTGTTGGGCTTGCTGCTGATCTGCGCATTCAATGCATCGGCCGAGCAATTCAAGATTCTGGTGGCGGCTATCCCCAACCAGTACCACCACGATTACATCCCGGTGGCCAAACCGCAGTTCGAGGCGATGGCGCGCAAGCATTACGTCGAGATGGTGTGGGCATGGAATGCCAAGGCCTTCGATGGCGACCTCTCGCAATACGCAGCCATCGTGCTGCTCAATACGCCGGCCACCGATCTGGATCCTGCCCAGCGGGCCAACTTCCAGAAATACGTGCGCAACGGCGGCGGCGTGGTGTTGGTGCACAAGGCATTTGCGATCAGGCGCGGCGAGTGGGAGTGGTACGACCATCTGATCGGCCGCTCGTTCCGCACCCATCCGTACATGCAGACCGCGATGGTGGACGTGGTAGAGGCCAATTTCCCCGCCACCGCGGGCCTGCCCAAGCGCTGGGTGTGGAGCGACGAGTGGTACGAATACGACCCGCCCTACAGCGACGATCTGGTCACGCTGCTGACGGTGGATGAAACCAGCTACGACCCAACGCTGATCTGGCCGGGCCAGGTCGCCAAGGGCATGGGCAAACACCACCCGGTGGCGTGGTACCACCATTTCGAAGGCGGCCGTGTCTTCGCAACGGCGCTTGGTCATCTGGCCGAGGCGTACAACGACCCGCGCTATCTGGAGCATCTGTACGGCGGGATTTACTGGGCAGCGACCGGCAAGGGCATCGCAGCGCCGGAATCTGCGACAAAAGCAAAACGCGCCCGCTGA
- a CDS encoding cytochrome b, whose protein sequence is MSRPTHFNLPARVLHWLMAAMILTMLFVGVGMVASVTQRPWLIDLHRPLGIAILVLAVLRLINRLRHRPPALPADLPAWQKAAAIASHWLLYALMLGMPLIGWAMLSAGGYPIVLWPGANLPAIAPHDPALYAWLRTAHGWLAYLLFATVLGHLSAALFHAWVRRDGVFSSMARGERSAR, encoded by the coding sequence ATGAGCCGTCCGACGCACTTCAACCTGCCCGCGCGCGTGCTGCATTGGCTGATGGCCGCGATGATCCTGACCATGCTGTTCGTCGGTGTCGGCATGGTCGCCTCGGTGACGCAACGGCCGTGGTTGATCGATCTGCATCGCCCGTTGGGTATCGCGATCCTGGTCCTGGCGGTGCTGCGCCTGATCAACCGCCTGCGCCATCGGCCGCCGGCACTGCCTGCGGATTTGCCTGCCTGGCAGAAGGCCGCCGCGATCGCCTCGCACTGGCTGTTGTATGCGTTGATGCTGGGCATGCCGTTGATCGGCTGGGCGATGCTGTCGGCCGGTGGCTACCCGATCGTGCTGTGGCCCGGCGCGAACCTGCCGGCGATCGCTCCGCACGACCCGGCGCTGTATGCGTGGCTACGCACGGCGCATGGCTGGCTGGCGTATCTGCTGTTCGCCACCGTGCTGGGGCATCTGAGCGCGGCGCTGTTCCATGCGTGGGTGCGCCGCGACGGCGTGTTTTCGAGCATGGCGCGTGGGGAGCGGTCTGCGCGTTGA
- a CDS encoding leucyl aminopeptidase family protein gives MSHLTGFTDPAAAALPLYVLDREGFARWCAEQPTRVLAWAQAQRFDAAPGSVLLLPGDQGLAGAIVGVGDRADAYAYAHAPMALPPASRWTLANSLSDAELGLLHLGWGLGAYRFARYRKVPRAPAELAATPSAATRALIAACLQVRDWVNTPTEDMGPQQLEDATRAVAQAHGAQVEAIVGDALLAQNFPTIHAVGRASHRAPRLIQLQWGDAAHPHLVLVGKGVCFDTGGLDLKPADGMRNMKKDMGGAAHALALAGLVMAQQLPVRLTLLIAAVENAVGPDAFRPGEVITTRAGVTVEVDNTDAEGRLVLCDALSYATEQRPDLILDFATLTGAARIALGPDLPALFANDDALAQAWISAGEQTRDPVWRMPLWRPYLRYLNSHVADMANAGSRMAGAVTAALYLERFVAPGQPWAHLDVYAWNDSDRPGRPAGGEALALRSAFAMLQQRYGG, from the coding sequence ATGTCGCACCTCACCGGTTTCACCGATCCCGCCGCCGCCGCGCTGCCGCTGTATGTGCTCGACCGCGAGGGCTTTGCGCGCTGGTGCGCCGAGCAGCCCACGCGGGTGCTGGCGTGGGCGCAGGCGCAGCGCTTCGATGCCGCGCCCGGTAGCGTGTTGTTGCTGCCCGGCGACCAGGGCCTGGCCGGCGCGATCGTGGGCGTCGGCGACCGCGCCGATGCATATGCCTATGCGCATGCACCGATGGCGCTGCCGCCAGCCAGCCGCTGGACGCTGGCCAACAGCCTGAGCGACGCCGAACTGGGGTTGCTGCATCTGGGGTGGGGGCTGGGTGCCTATCGCTTCGCGCGCTACCGCAAGGTGCCGCGCGCACCGGCCGAGTTGGCGGCCACGCCATCGGCCGCCACGCGCGCACTGATTGCTGCGTGCCTGCAGGTGCGCGACTGGGTCAATACGCCGACTGAAGACATGGGCCCGCAGCAACTGGAAGACGCCACCCGCGCAGTGGCGCAGGCCCACGGCGCGCAGGTGGAGGCGATCGTGGGCGATGCGCTGCTGGCGCAGAACTTCCCCACCATCCACGCCGTGGGCCGCGCCTCGCATCGTGCGCCGCGGCTGATCCAGCTGCAGTGGGGCGACGCCGCGCATCCGCATCTGGTGCTGGTCGGCAAGGGCGTGTGCTTCGACACCGGCGGGCTGGATCTCAAGCCCGCCGATGGCATGCGCAACATGAAGAAGGATATGGGCGGCGCGGCGCATGCGTTGGCGCTGGCTGGCCTGGTGATGGCGCAGCAGTTGCCGGTGCGGCTGACCCTGTTGATCGCCGCGGTGGAAAACGCGGTCGGCCCGGATGCGTTCCGCCCGGGCGAAGTCATCACCACCCGCGCCGGCGTCACGGTGGAAGTGGACAACACCGATGCCGAAGGCCGCCTGGTGCTGTGCGATGCGCTGAGCTACGCCACCGAACAGCGCCCGGACCTGATCCTGGATTTCGCCACGCTCACCGGTGCCGCACGCATCGCGCTGGGCCCGGATCTGCCAGCCCTGTTCGCCAACGACGATGCATTGGCACAGGCCTGGATCAGCGCCGGCGAGCAGACCCGCGACCCGGTCTGGCGCATGCCGTTGTGGCGGCCGTACCTGCGCTATCTCAACAGCCATGTGGCCGACATGGCCAATGCCGGCTCGCGCATGGCCGGCGCGGTGACCGCGGCGCTGTATCTGGAGCGCTTCGTGGCACCAGGCCAGCCATGGGCGCATCTGGACGTCTACGCCTGGAACGACAGCGACCGCCCAGGCCGCCCCGCCGGCGGCGAAGCGCTGGCGCTGCGCTCGGCATTTGCGATGCTGCAGCAACGCTACGGCGGCTGA
- a CDS encoding anti-sigma factor — translation MTRPTPTEHDLHAYVDGRLDADARAWVSAWLQAHPDTASRVAGWKRDAEALRAAYAGPQLVESTALVTPAAVRRRLQQRRRTIAGVAASCVLALGLGTGLGWQLRERQLASQRVPMADAVAAYRLFADAEVGAHQGVALDVRRRSELEPWLRAHFGRAGAVPDLRAQGYTLHGGQLLSTPEGAAAMLVYSDADGARIGLYLRPRSGPMPTGERRDGRLLAQYWAEGETAFALVGPATQTRMRTIAPLLRSPG, via the coding sequence ATGACGCGCCCGACGCCCACCGAGCATGATCTGCACGCCTACGTCGATGGTCGCCTGGACGCCGATGCGCGCGCCTGGGTGTCGGCCTGGTTGCAGGCGCATCCCGACACCGCCTCACGCGTGGCCGGCTGGAAGCGTGACGCCGAGGCATTGCGCGCGGCCTATGCAGGTCCGCAGCTGGTTGAGTCCACTGCCTTGGTGACACCGGCAGCCGTGCGTCGCCGCCTGCAGCAGCGACGGCGCACCATCGCCGGTGTGGCAGCCAGCTGCGTCTTGGCGCTGGGTCTGGGCACCGGGCTGGGCTGGCAGCTGCGTGAGCGCCAATTGGCCAGCCAGCGTGTTCCGATGGCCGATGCCGTGGCCGCGTATCGCCTGTTTGCCGATGCCGAAGTTGGTGCGCATCAGGGCGTGGCATTGGACGTGCGGCGCCGCAGCGAGCTGGAGCCGTGGTTACGCGCGCATTTCGGCCGCGCCGGCGCCGTGCCGGATCTGCGTGCGCAGGGCTATACGCTGCATGGGGGGCAGTTGCTTTCCACACCGGAAGGCGCGGCCGCGATGCTGGTGTATAGCGATGCCGACGGCGCGCGCATTGGTCTGTATCTGCGTCCACGCAGCGGGCCGATGCCGACTGGCGAACGTCGCGATGGCCGGCTGTTGGCGCAGTACTGGGCTGAAGGCGAAACCGCATTTGCCTTGGTCGGCCCGGCCACCCAGACACGCATGCGCACGATTGCGCCGTTGTTGCGCTCGCCGGGGTAG
- a CDS encoding catalase family peroxidase produces the protein MTLPPPSPGHTRRPVLPLLGIAAIAGGIAIAFAWTAGWIGGDRLTAARMTDTIESSGPPHPGFRRAHTKGVCVSGQFQSSGKASWLSSARIFSQASTPVLGRMSIGGGDPHGADGAARVRSMALLLRSDDGQEWRTAMNSFPFFVVATPAGFQALNVASKPDPATGKPDPEKLAAFGKQYPEAAKFQQWAKTAPWSDSWANTQYNGVNAFRAIAADGRERYIRWSMRPHTPFKELSAEQRKQADGDFLATDLDARLAQGPLRWDMVLTVAEPGDAVDDPSQPWPESRKQIVAGTLTLNHAQPQANGPCRDLNYDPLILPKGLAASNDPILAARSSVYSQSFNRREREIASGKGSAATGQGAHQ, from the coding sequence ATGACGTTGCCACCTCCCTCCCCCGGACACACGCGCCGCCCGGTGCTCCCGTTGCTGGGCATTGCTGCCATCGCCGGTGGGATCGCCATCGCGTTTGCCTGGACCGCCGGCTGGATCGGCGGCGACCGGCTCACCGCCGCGCGCATGACCGATACCATCGAATCCAGCGGGCCGCCGCATCCGGGCTTTCGGCGTGCGCATACCAAGGGCGTGTGCGTGAGCGGGCAATTCCAGTCCAGCGGCAAGGCGAGCTGGCTGTCGTCGGCGCGCATCTTCAGCCAGGCCAGCACGCCGGTGCTGGGGCGCATGTCGATCGGCGGCGGCGACCCGCATGGCGCCGATGGCGCGGCGCGCGTGCGCAGCATGGCGCTGCTGTTGCGCAGCGACGACGGGCAGGAATGGCGCACCGCCATGAACAGCTTTCCGTTCTTCGTGGTGGCCACGCCGGCCGGCTTCCAGGCCCTGAATGTGGCCTCCAAGCCGGACCCGGCCACTGGCAAACCGGATCCGGAAAAACTGGCCGCCTTCGGCAAGCAATATCCAGAGGCCGCCAAGTTCCAGCAGTGGGCCAAGACCGCACCGTGGTCGGATAGCTGGGCCAACACGCAGTACAACGGCGTCAATGCGTTCCGCGCGATCGCAGCGGATGGGCGCGAGCGCTACATCCGTTGGTCGATGCGCCCGCATACGCCGTTCAAGGAATTGAGCGCCGAGCAACGCAAGCAGGCCGATGGCGATTTTCTCGCCACCGACCTGGATGCGCGGCTGGCGCAGGGGCCGTTGCGCTGGGACATGGTGTTGACCGTGGCCGAACCCGGCGATGCGGTGGATGATCCCTCGCAGCCGTGGCCGGAGAGCCGCAAGCAGATCGTGGCCGGGACGCTGACCCTGAATCATGCGCAACCGCAGGCCAACGGGCCGTGCCGCGATCTGAACTACGATCCGCTGATCCTGCCCAAGGGCCTTGCCGCCTCCAACGACCCGATCCTGGCCGCGCGCTCGTCGGTGTATTCGCAGTCGTTCAACCGCCGCGAGCGCGAGATCGCCAGCGGCAAGGGCAGTGCCGCCACCGGCCAGGGAGCCCATCAATGA
- a CDS encoding sigma-70 family RNA polymerase sigma factor: MHELDDTQLQAVLPPLRRFARSLAGEPAAADDLVQATLERALRRWRTRHTSDALQPWLFAILYRQFLDGKRRAARWQRVLGLFSAQQESQSASAERVHAGRTLLASLGQLPPEQRALLLLVSVEGFSYREVADTLGIPIGTVMSRLSRARDRLRLLNEGATAPKTVSPEPALRILK; this comes from the coding sequence ATGCATGAGCTCGACGACACCCAGCTACAGGCGGTGCTGCCCCCGTTGCGGCGTTTTGCGCGTTCGCTCGCCGGCGAACCGGCCGCTGCCGACGATCTCGTGCAGGCCACCCTGGAGCGCGCACTACGCCGCTGGCGCACCCGCCATACCAGCGATGCCTTGCAGCCCTGGCTGTTCGCCATCCTGTACCGGCAGTTCCTAGACGGAAAGCGGCGTGCCGCGCGCTGGCAACGCGTGCTTGGCCTGTTCTCGGCGCAACAGGAGAGCCAATCCGCCTCCGCCGAACGGGTGCATGCTGGCAGGACCTTACTCGCCAGCCTTGGCCAGTTGCCACCGGAGCAACGCGCACTGCTGTTGCTGGTCAGCGTGGAGGGTTTCAGTTACCGCGAGGTGGCCGATACCCTCGGCATCCCGATCGGCACGGTGATGTCGCGTCTGTCGCGGGCCCGCGACCGCCTGCGGCTGCTCAATGAAGGTGCGACGGCACCGAAGACCGTCTCGCCGGAACCGGCGTTGAGGATCCTGAAATGA
- a CDS encoding response regulator transcription factor translates to MIRVLLAEDQALLRGALVALLGLEEDIDVVGSAGDGEAAWRELQRLQPDVLVTDIEMPGLSGLELAQRIQRQALPVRVMIVTTFARPGFLRRALEAGVAGYLLKDAPAEQLVSALRQVHRGGRVIDPQLAMDAWVEADPLSERERTVLRLAGEGRSASEIAQQLQLSHGTVRNYLSECIGKLGVANRIEAYRLARQKGWL, encoded by the coding sequence ATGATCCGGGTGTTGTTGGCCGAAGACCAGGCGCTGCTGCGCGGCGCCCTGGTGGCCCTGCTGGGGCTGGAAGAGGACATCGACGTGGTCGGCAGCGCCGGCGATGGCGAAGCCGCCTGGCGCGAGCTGCAGCGGTTGCAGCCGGATGTGCTGGTCACCGATATCGAGATGCCCGGGTTGAGCGGCCTGGAACTGGCGCAGCGCATCCAGCGTCAGGCGCTGCCGGTGCGGGTGATGATCGTCACTACCTTTGCCCGGCCAGGATTCCTGCGCCGCGCGCTGGAGGCCGGCGTAGCCGGCTATCTGCTCAAGGACGCGCCGGCCGAACAGTTGGTCAGTGCGCTGCGCCAGGTGCACCGGGGCGGCCGGGTGATCGACCCGCAACTGGCGATGGATGCCTGGGTGGAAGCCGACCCGTTGAGCGAGCGCGAACGCACCGTGCTGCGGCTGGCCGGCGAAGGCCGCTCGGCCAGCGAGATCGCACAGCAGCTGCAGCTCTCGCATGGCACCGTACGCAATTACCTGTCCGAGTGCATCGGCAAGTTGGGCGTTGCCAATCGCATCGAAGCGTATCGGTTGGCAAGGCAGAAAGGCTGGTTGTAG